The following nucleotide sequence is from Rhodothermus sp..
CTCACCAACCTGTGGAGGACATAATGCAATCGTTCCCGATCAAACGTGTGCTGCTGGCTGGGGTGGTCGGCACGTTGCTTTTTGACGTGTTCGGTCTGATGGTTTCGGCCCTCATGGGAAATCCCACCTGGTGGGACATTCCAGCGTTGCTGGCCGAAAAGCTTGGCCTGCCCCTCTTTTTCGGCGTACTGGCCCATTATCTGAACGGGATCATACTGGCCGTGATCTATGCGGCCATAGCCCCGTTTCTCTGGGGGTCGAAGTGGGCGCGGGCCCTTACCTACATTACCGCCGAGACCGTGCTGGGTGTATGGCTGTTCATGGCGCCGCTGCTGGGCATGGGTATTGCTGGCATAAACGGGCCGATGGGCGTCCTGTTTGCCGTGGTCTCACTGATGCGCCACTGGGTCTACGCCATCGGACTGGCTCTGTTTATTCCGGTACCC
It contains:
- a CDS encoding DUF2938 family protein; this encodes MQSFPIKRVLLAGVVGTLLFDVFGLMVSALMGNPTWWDIPALLAEKLGLPLFFGVLAHYLNGIILAVIYAAIAPFLWGSKWARALTYITAETVLGVWLFMAPLLGMGIAGINGPMGVLFAVVSLMRHWVYAIGLALFIPVPTTTPATNAAASAAAS